One stretch of Xanthomonas sp. DAR 35659 DNA includes these proteins:
- a CDS encoding TenA family transcriptional regulator → MSFHQRLLADTQAERAAMIAIPIIQSALAGQIAREDYIAFLGQAYHHVRHTVPLLMACGARLPARLEWLRTAVAEYIEEELGHQEWVLDDLAACGVDRAAAAASAPAAATELMVAYAYDTIARGNPVGFFGMVLVLEGTSVALATRAAQSIETSLGLPRTAFSYLLSHGDLDVGHADFFAGLMDRLDDADDQRAVLHAARRFYGLYGDIFRSLRTLPAPRMAEAA, encoded by the coding sequence ATGAGCTTCCACCAACGCCTGCTTGCCGACACCCAGGCCGAACGCGCCGCGATGATCGCGATCCCCATCATCCAGTCGGCCCTGGCCGGGCAGATCGCGCGCGAGGACTACATCGCCTTCCTCGGCCAGGCTTACCACCACGTGCGGCACACGGTGCCGCTGCTCATGGCCTGCGGCGCGCGCCTGCCGGCGCGGCTGGAATGGCTGCGCACGGCGGTCGCCGAATACATCGAGGAGGAACTGGGCCACCAGGAATGGGTGCTCGACGACCTGGCCGCCTGCGGCGTCGATCGCGCCGCGGCCGCGGCGTCCGCGCCGGCCGCCGCCACCGAACTGATGGTGGCCTACGCCTACGACACCATCGCCCGCGGCAATCCGGTCGGCTTCTTCGGCATGGTCCTGGTGCTGGAAGGCACCAGCGTGGCGTTGGCCACGCGCGCGGCACAGAGCATCGAGACCTCGCTGGGGCTGCCGCGCACCGCGTTCAGCTACCTGCTGTCGCATGGCGATCTGGACGTGGGACACGCCGATTTCTTCGCCGGGCTGATGGACCGGCTCGACGATGCCGACGACCAGCGCGCGGTGCTGCATGCGGCCAGGCGCTTCTACGGCCTGTATGGCGACATCTTCCGCAGCCTGCGCACGCTGCCGGCGCCGCGCATGGCGGAGGCGGCATGA
- a CDS encoding AMP-binding protein, which yields MSAPGFAELLGQLRGNQERLLTGHGAIGDAALADQVRALADALQRHDLHCVASRLDNGSDWLALDLAIRLRGGVHVPLPTFFSPAQAQYALDSSGAQCLVATAGALPGQGEPLSLPLSTPGVGCWRLAPTPVALPAGTGCITYTSGTTGQPKGVCLEASALLQVAASLVDAASALAPRRHLCLMPLSTLLENVAGLYATLLSGAQIALPSLAEIGYSGAAGLDIPRLIACLHRYQPESVILVPQLLLALVMAAEQGVALPASLRYLAVGGGRVGPGLLRRAAALRLPVFEGYGLTECASVVALNRPEAQRPGSVGRPLPHAQVRAIDGELWVDGVRCLGYLGAKGPPAGAIATGDLGHVDDAGFVHVTGRRKHVFITAYGRNVSPEWVESELLQHPHIAQAVVCGEARAHNLAVLWPRSAALDDAAIARALADVNAGLPDYARVSGFVRAAAPFSAGDGLLTGNGRPRRDAILRRYADAIAQRYAELESPSFHGVSR from the coding sequence GTGAGCGCGCCCGGGTTCGCCGAGCTGCTCGGTCAATTGCGTGGCAACCAGGAGCGCCTCCTTACCGGCCATGGCGCGATCGGCGACGCGGCGCTGGCCGACCAGGTCCGCGCGCTGGCCGATGCGTTGCAGCGGCACGACCTGCACTGCGTCGCCAGCCGCCTGGACAATGGCAGCGACTGGCTGGCGCTGGACCTGGCGATCCGCCTGCGCGGTGGCGTGCACGTGCCGCTGCCGACCTTCTTCAGCCCGGCGCAGGCCCAGTACGCGCTGGACAGCAGTGGCGCGCAATGCCTGGTCGCCACCGCGGGTGCGCTGCCGGGACAGGGCGAGCCATTGTCGCTGCCGCTGTCGACGCCCGGCGTGGGCTGCTGGCGGCTGGCGCCGACCCCGGTGGCGCTGCCGGCCGGCACCGGCTGCATCACCTACACCTCGGGCACCACCGGCCAGCCCAAGGGCGTGTGCCTGGAGGCGAGCGCGCTGCTGCAGGTCGCGGCGTCGCTGGTCGACGCGGCCTCCGCGCTGGCGCCGCGCCGGCACCTGTGCCTGATGCCGCTGTCGACCTTGCTGGAGAACGTCGCCGGGCTCTATGCCACGCTGCTGTCCGGCGCGCAGATCGCGCTGCCGTCGCTGGCCGAGATCGGCTACAGCGGCGCGGCCGGACTCGACATTCCCCGCTTGATCGCCTGCCTGCACCGCTACCAGCCGGAGAGCGTGATCCTGGTGCCGCAACTGCTGCTGGCGCTGGTGATGGCGGCCGAGCAGGGCGTGGCGCTGCCGGCGTCGCTCCGCTACCTGGCGGTCGGTGGCGGCCGCGTCGGCCCGGGCCTGTTGCGCCGCGCCGCGGCGCTGCGGCTACCGGTGTTCGAAGGCTACGGACTGACCGAGTGCGCCTCGGTGGTGGCGCTGAACCGGCCCGAGGCGCAGCGCCCGGGCAGCGTCGGCCGCCCGCTGCCGCACGCGCAGGTGCGCGCGATCGACGGCGAACTGTGGGTCGACGGCGTGCGCTGCCTGGGCTATCTCGGCGCGAAAGGACCGCCTGCCGGCGCCATCGCCACCGGCGACCTGGGCCATGTCGACGATGCGGGTTTCGTCCACGTCACCGGCCGCCGCAAGCATGTGTTCATCACCGCCTACGGCCGCAACGTGTCGCCGGAGTGGGTGGAAAGCGAACTGTTGCAGCACCCGCACATCGCCCAGGCGGTGGTGTGCGGCGAGGCGCGCGCGCACAACCTGGCGGTGCTGTGGCCGCGCAGCGCCGCGCTGGACGATGCGGCGATCGCGCGCGCCCTGGCCGACGTCAACGCCGGCTTGCCGGACTACGCGCGCGTGTCCGGCTTCGTCCGCGCCGCCGCGCCCTTCAGCGCCGGCGATGGCCTGCTCACCGGCAACGGCCGCCCACGCCGCGACGCGATCCTGCGGCGCTACGCCGATGCCATCGCGCAGCGCTATGCCGAACTCGAATCCCCATCCTTCCACGGAGTTTCCCGATGA
- a CDS encoding SDR family oxidoreductase: MDLGGRSVVLTGASGGIGAALCGELVAAGTRVLAIGRDPLRLAALASRHPPGRVLPLPADLSSDSGRAQVLAAACVLQAPPSLLLIAHAQSGFGLFAEQSGQELQRMLETNLLAPMLLVHALLPLLQAQPQAAVVAVGSTFGSLGFPGFAGYSASKFGLRGLIEALSREYADRHVRFQYLAPRATRTAFNTAQVDALNQELKVGADSPERVARALREAIERGDTRLQIGWPEKLFARLNGALPGLVDRSLKAQLPVVRRHAASVASTPGESR, translated from the coding sequence ATGGACCTGGGCGGGCGCAGTGTGGTGTTGACCGGGGCCAGCGGCGGGATCGGCGCGGCGCTGTGCGGCGAACTGGTCGCCGCCGGCACCCGGGTGCTGGCGATCGGGCGCGATCCGCTGCGGCTGGCGGCGCTGGCGAGCCGGCATCCGCCAGGGCGGGTGCTGCCGTTGCCGGCGGACCTGTCCAGCGACAGCGGCCGCGCGCAGGTGCTGGCCGCCGCGTGCGTGTTGCAGGCGCCACCGTCGCTGCTGCTGATCGCGCATGCGCAGAGCGGCTTCGGTCTGTTCGCGGAACAGTCCGGGCAGGAACTGCAGCGCATGCTGGAGACCAATCTGCTGGCGCCGATGCTGCTGGTGCATGCGTTGCTGCCGCTGCTGCAGGCGCAGCCGCAGGCGGCGGTGGTGGCGGTCGGCTCGACCTTCGGCAGCCTGGGCTTCCCCGGCTTCGCCGGCTACAGCGCCAGCAAGTTCGGTCTGCGTGGCTTGATCGAGGCGCTGTCGCGCGAGTACGCCGATCGCCACGTGCGCTTCCAGTACCTGGCGCCGCGCGCCACCCGCACCGCGTTCAATACCGCCCAGGTCGATGCGTTGAACCAGGAACTGAAGGTCGGCGCCGACAGCCCCGAGCGGGTCGCGCGGGCCTTGCGCGAGGCGATCGAGCGCGGCGATACGCGCCTGCAGATCGGCTGGCCGGAAAAGCTGTTCGCGCGGCTCAACGGCGCCTTGCCCGGCCTGGTCGACCGCAGCCTGAAAGCGCAATTGCCCGTCGTGCGCCGGCATGCCGCCAGCGTCGCTTCCACTCCCGGAGAGTCCAGATGA
- a CDS encoding thermostable hemolysin, producing MVIVPVSAAFPSRFASAVLIGPAHPARASVEAFIARVYRQRYGAVLRGFLPHLLAYHDADGTLRAALGLRCASEGDLFVEQYLERPAELAIAARVPRPVARTQLVEVGNFAADQPGDARAMIQALTATLHAAGLRWVLFVATRQLRNTFDRLHLATVDLGEARGERLRGDPSDWGDYYAAQPRLMFGDIAAGHAFLQRDAAPRQDAAAPLQAGMFGICMAGAP from the coding sequence ATGGTCATCGTCCCCGTCTCCGCCGCGTTTCCCTCGCGCTTCGCCAGTGCCGTGCTGATCGGTCCCGCACACCCGGCGCGCGCCTCCGTCGAAGCCTTCATCGCCCGCGTCTATCGGCAGCGCTATGGCGCCGTGCTGCGCGGCTTCCTGCCGCATCTGCTCGCCTACCACGACGCCGATGGCACCTTGCGCGCCGCGCTGGGGCTGCGCTGCGCCAGCGAAGGCGACCTGTTCGTCGAGCAGTATCTCGAGCGGCCGGCGGAGCTGGCGATCGCCGCGCGGGTGCCGCGCCCGGTGGCGCGCACGCAACTGGTGGAGGTGGGGAATTTCGCCGCGGACCAGCCTGGCGACGCGCGCGCGATGATCCAGGCGCTGACCGCCACCCTGCATGCGGCCGGGCTGCGCTGGGTGCTGTTCGTGGCCACCCGGCAACTGCGCAATACCTTCGACCGCCTGCACCTGGCGACAGTGGATCTGGGCGAGGCGCGCGGCGAGCGCCTGCGCGGCGACCCCAGCGACTGGGGCGACTACTACGCCGCGCAGCCGCGGTTGATGTTCGGCGACATCGCCGCCGGCCACGCCTTCCTGCAGCGCGACGCCGCACCGCGGCAGGACGCGGCGGCGCCTCTCCAGGCCGGCATGTTCGGCATCTGCATGGCCGGTGCGCCGTGA